One genomic window of Luteitalea pratensis includes the following:
- the hutH gene encoding histidine ammonia-lyase: MLITLDGSPLTLTQVAAVARGQAVVSLGSSTRERLAQARTQLERLVEDGLPHYGVNTGFGSLSRTRIPPDQLRDLQRNLVRSHAAGVGDALPADTVRAMMLLLAASLARGASGVRPIVVEQILALLAHGITPVVPSIGSVGASGDLAPLAAVACTLIGEGDVSVAGTRTSASTALARAGIAPLMLEAKEGLALINGTHLMAAEAALLLTEWETLWPAALVGCAMSIDAAKATDVFLDARVHALRAQPGQSTVAARLRALLEGTQIVESHRVNDSRVQDPYSFRCAPAVLGAAVDAVGYVQAALAHELAAVTDNPLLVGANEDRAGVSLISAGNFHGMPVALPLDVLAIALTHVAGIAQQRVFFLLSARDPESGLPPYLSPSPGLNSGLMVVQYTAAACCNELAGLCMPASVINVPTSAGIEDYNSFGPRAAAKAQRALELTRTVVAIELLCAAQALDDHRPLRSGVQVETAHARIRSVVPPLETDRPLTADIEAIALLIATGAFAS; the protein is encoded by the coding sequence ATGCTGATCACGCTGGACGGGTCTCCACTGACGCTCACACAGGTCGCCGCCGTGGCGCGCGGCCAGGCGGTGGTGTCGCTCGGCTCCTCGACCCGCGAGCGGCTCGCCCAGGCACGCACGCAGCTCGAACGACTGGTCGAGGACGGACTGCCTCACTACGGCGTCAATACCGGCTTCGGGTCGCTGTCCCGGACACGCATTCCCCCCGACCAGCTCCGCGATCTCCAGCGAAACCTCGTGCGCTCGCACGCGGCAGGCGTCGGCGACGCGCTGCCGGCCGACACCGTGCGCGCCATGATGCTCCTGCTCGCGGCCTCGCTCGCTCGGGGCGCCTCGGGCGTTCGTCCGATCGTCGTCGAGCAGATCCTCGCGCTGCTGGCGCACGGGATCACGCCGGTCGTGCCGTCGATCGGCAGCGTCGGTGCGTCCGGCGACCTCGCGCCGCTCGCGGCCGTGGCGTGCACGCTGATCGGCGAGGGCGACGTGTCGGTCGCGGGCACGCGCACGAGCGCCTCCACTGCGCTGGCCAGGGCCGGCATCGCACCGCTGATGCTCGAGGCCAAGGAAGGCCTGGCGCTGATCAATGGCACCCACCTGATGGCCGCCGAAGCGGCGCTGCTCCTGACCGAATGGGAAACGCTCTGGCCGGCGGCGCTGGTCGGCTGCGCGATGTCAATCGACGCGGCCAAGGCGACCGACGTCTTCCTCGACGCCCGCGTGCATGCCCTTCGCGCGCAACCCGGGCAGTCGACAGTGGCCGCACGGCTGCGCGCACTGCTCGAGGGCACGCAAATCGTCGAGAGCCACCGCGTGAATGACAGCCGCGTGCAGGATCCCTATTCGTTCCGGTGCGCACCGGCGGTGCTCGGTGCAGCCGTCGACGCGGTTGGGTACGTGCAGGCGGCCCTGGCGCACGAACTCGCTGCGGTCACCGACAACCCGCTGCTCGTGGGCGCCAACGAGGATCGGGCCGGCGTGTCGCTGATATCGGCGGGCAACTTCCACGGCATGCCGGTGGCCCTGCCGCTCGACGTGCTGGCCATCGCGCTGACCCACGTTGCCGGCATTGCCCAACAACGGGTCTTCTTCCTGCTCTCGGCGCGCGATCCGGAGAGCGGCCTGCCACCGTACCTGAGCCCGTCGCCAGGACTGAACTCGGGCCTGATGGTCGTGCAGTACACCGCGGCGGCGTGCTGCAACGAACTCGCCGGACTGTGCATGCCGGCATCGGTCATCAACGTACCGACCTCGGCAGGTATCGAGGACTACAACTCCTTCGGGCCGCGCGCGGCCGCGAAGGCGCAACGCGCCCTCGAACTCACACGCACCGTCGTGGCCATCGAGTTGCTCTGCGCGGCCCAGGCGCTCGACGACCATCGTCCGCTGCGCTCCGGGGTCCAGGTCGAAACCGCGCATGCGCGCATTCGCAGCGTCGTGCCGCCGCTCGAGACGGACCGGCCGCTCACGGCAGACATCGAGGCCATTGCCCTCCTGATCGCGACCGGTGCCTTCGCCAGTTAG
- the ftcD gene encoding glutamate formimidoyltransferase — MPDDPIVECVPNVSEGRDPAVIAALAAAVAAMPGVRLLHVDSGVDAHRTVFTFVGPPEPVGDAAIALGREVAARIDMRRQRGAHPRLGALDVCPFVPVRATSIERCARLARRVGATLAHDLGLPVYLYEAAAFDPTRRALPLLRRGEFEGLADRLRDPRFVPDFGPRLAHPTMGAAIVGARPFLIAWNLSLDTSDVDLARSIARRVRTSGQTTRERSGLARHPGLLPAVRAVGWGMPSYGHAQVSLNLLDVTVTPMHTAWRVVSEEAEAHGTRVIGSELIGLVPLEALRAAGRAAVAGGQDTPDAALVAAAVRSLRLDALGPFDSSRRVLEWAMDR; from the coding sequence GTGCCTGACGATCCGATCGTCGAGTGCGTCCCGAACGTCTCCGAGGGCCGCGATCCCGCTGTGATCGCGGCCCTTGCTGCGGCGGTGGCGGCGATGCCCGGTGTCAGGCTGCTCCACGTGGACAGTGGCGTCGATGCCCATCGCACCGTCTTCACCTTCGTCGGGCCGCCGGAGCCTGTCGGCGATGCCGCCATCGCCCTTGGGCGGGAAGTGGCCGCACGCATCGACATGCGACGCCAGCGCGGGGCGCACCCGCGCCTCGGCGCACTCGACGTCTGTCCCTTCGTGCCCGTTCGCGCCACCAGCATCGAGCGGTGCGCGCGACTGGCCAGGCGCGTCGGCGCGACGCTGGCCCACGATCTCGGACTGCCCGTGTACCTCTACGAGGCAGCCGCATTCGATCCCACGAGGCGAGCGCTGCCGCTGCTGCGACGCGGCGAGTTCGAGGGACTCGCCGATCGGCTGCGCGATCCTCGCTTCGTTCCGGACTTTGGTCCACGCCTCGCGCATCCCACCATGGGTGCGGCCATCGTCGGCGCCCGTCCGTTCCTGATCGCGTGGAACCTGTCGCTCGACACGTCGGACGTGGACCTCGCACGGTCGATCGCCAGGCGTGTGCGGACCTCCGGCCAGACGACTCGCGAACGAAGTGGGTTGGCGCGTCACCCGGGACTGCTGCCGGCAGTTCGCGCCGTCGGATGGGGCATGCCGTCCTACGGGCATGCGCAGGTGTCGTTGAACCTGCTCGACGTCACGGTGACGCCGATGCACACGGCCTGGCGAGTCGTGTCCGAGGAGGCCGAAGCGCACGGCACTCGCGTGATCGGATCGGAGTTGATCGGCCTTGTTCCGTTGGAGGCGCTTCGTGCTGCAGGCCGCGCGGCAGTCGCCGGCGGACAGGACACGCCGGATGCCGCGCTCGTGGCTGCGGCGGTTCGATCGTTGCGGCTCGACGCACTCGGCCCCTTCGACTCTTCCCGCCGCGTCCTCGAATGGGCGATGGACAGGTAG
- the mscL gene encoding large conductance mechanosensitive channel protein MscL, with protein sequence MLKEFKEFIARGNVIDLAVGVIIGAAFGAITKSVVDDLVMPIIGMIVGKVDFANLFVTLSPGKLTGPAATLAEAKAAGAVTLNYGLFINVLINFFLIAFAVFLLVKFVNQMRKQMIHEKDAAPAPPPEDIELLREIRDELKRTRA encoded by the coding sequence ATGCTCAAGGAGTTCAAGGAGTTCATCGCCCGAGGCAACGTCATCGACCTTGCGGTCGGCGTGATCATCGGCGCGGCGTTCGGGGCGATCACCAAGTCCGTCGTGGACGACCTCGTGATGCCGATCATCGGCATGATCGTCGGCAAGGTGGACTTTGCCAACCTGTTTGTCACGCTGAGTCCGGGCAAGCTCACGGGGCCCGCCGCCACCCTGGCGGAAGCGAAGGCAGCCGGCGCCGTCACGCTGAACTACGGACTGTTCATCAACGTCTTGATCAACTTCTTCCTGATCGCATTCGCGGTCTTCCTGCTCGTGAAGTTCGTGAACCAGATGCGCAAGCAGATGATTCACGAGAAAGATGCGGCGCCGGCGCCGCCGCCGGAGGACATCGAGTTGTTGCGCGAGATCCGCGACGAACTCAAGCGCACCCGTGCCTGA
- a CDS encoding DUF481 domain-containing protein, with protein sequence MRVRRSRNRGPAGRRRRTSRTPTRNWPTRAADHRGRATARPRRASVRLAIAAGFPRKDGVVDGNENADRGLVATRLERLITERAYLFGQLGYVRDRFKDIDYLIAPTAGIGYKVVATDRTTFDVDTSLGMAFEKNTGLELETDGAVTLGEKFSHKLSANAAITQGSTALWKMDDFGDALYTFSAGLAASVTTRVQLKLEFQDVYKSRPTGDADKNDIAFITAFVYKF encoded by the coding sequence ATGAGGGTGCGCCGCTCGAGGAATCGCGGGCCCGCAGGTCGGAGGCGCAGGACCTCGCGCACGCCTACGAGAAACTGGCCAACGAGAGCCGCTGATCATCGGGGGCGAGCCACGGCCCGCCCCAGACGCGCCTCCGTCCGGCTGGCGATAGCAGCGGGGTTCCCGCGAAAGGACGGAGTGGTTGACGGCAACGAGAACGCCGACCGCGGCCTCGTCGCCACCCGCCTCGAACGCCTGATCACCGAGCGCGCGTACTTGTTCGGCCAGCTCGGCTATGTGCGTGACCGATTCAAGGACATCGACTATCTCATCGCGCCGACGGCAGGCATCGGCTACAAGGTCGTCGCGACCGACCGCACCACCTTCGACGTCGACACCAGCCTCGGCATGGCGTTCGAGAAGAACACCGGCCTGGAACTCGAGACCGACGGCGCGGTGACCCTCGGCGAGAAGTTCAGCCACAAGCTCTCGGCCAATGCCGCGATCACACAGGGATCGACCGCACTCTGGAAGATGGACGACTTCGGCGACGCGCTGTATACCTTCAGCGCCGGCCTGGCGGCCTCGGTGACCACGCGTGTCCAGCTGAAGCTCGAGTTCCAGGACGTGTACAAATCGCGGCCCACCGGCGACGCGGACAAGAACGACATCGCCTTCATCACTGCGTTCGTCTACAAGTTCTGA
- the malQ gene encoding 4-alpha-glucanotransferase, translating to MSGSTSESCQGRASMTSPRVSGLLLHPTSLPGRYGIGDLGVEAHRFLDFLEQAGQRVWQVLPLGPTGYGDSPYQCFSAMAGNPLLVSPERLVQDGWLEQRDLEPLAALPVGTSDFDQVIAPRRDLLVRAFARFDAQAMTAQREALDAFCAEHAWWLDDFSLFMALKEAHGMRAWTSWPGPLRDRAPGALEDARRQHAAACRRHQFVQWQFFAHWRALRDAAAAREITLMGDMPIFVAHDSADVWAHRDQFDLRADGAPRVVAGVPPDYFSATGQLWGNPLYRWDRMKADDFSWWIGRMRMTLALVDQIRLDHFRGFVAYWEVPGDATTAASGVWQRGPGGDLLAAVSAALGPLPIVAENLGFITPDVEDLRTRHGLPGMAILQFAFGTDPQAPDFLPHNFTRDRVAYTGTHDNDTMIGWARGGAGESARSPDDVARERRYAEAYLDASGDDLAWAAIRGVLASVADTAIIPVQDVLGLGSDARMNVPGRASGNWRWRLQPGALKGPHASGLRRLADLYGRLPPSRQTFAVASRTEAAPAST from the coding sequence ATGTCGGGGTCGACGTCTGAATCATGTCAAGGGAGAGCTTCCATGACGTCGCCACGAGTGAGCGGCCTGCTGCTGCACCCGACGTCGCTGCCCGGGCGCTACGGCATCGGCGATCTCGGCGTCGAGGCGCATCGGTTTCTCGACTTCCTCGAACAGGCCGGTCAACGCGTGTGGCAGGTACTGCCGCTTGGCCCGACGGGGTACGGCGACTCGCCGTACCAGTGCTTCTCGGCGATGGCCGGCAATCCGTTGCTCGTGAGCCCGGAGCGCCTGGTGCAAGACGGCTGGCTCGAGCAACGCGACCTCGAACCGCTGGCGGCGCTGCCGGTCGGGACCAGCGACTTCGATCAGGTGATCGCGCCGCGCCGTGATCTCCTGGTGCGCGCCTTCGCACGCTTCGACGCCCAGGCGATGACGGCGCAACGGGAGGCCCTCGATGCGTTCTGCGCCGAACATGCGTGGTGGCTCGACGACTTCAGCCTCTTCATGGCGCTCAAGGAGGCCCACGGCATGCGCGCCTGGACCTCGTGGCCCGGCCCGCTGCGCGATCGCGCACCGGGCGCGCTCGAGGACGCCAGGCGGCAGCATGCGGCCGCGTGCCGGCGGCACCAGTTCGTGCAGTGGCAGTTCTTCGCGCACTGGCGAGCCCTTCGCGACGCCGCGGCGGCTCGCGAGATCACGCTCATGGGCGACATGCCGATCTTCGTGGCCCACGACAGCGCCGACGTGTGGGCACACCGCGATCAATTCGACTTGCGTGCCGACGGCGCGCCACGCGTCGTGGCGGGTGTGCCTCCTGACTACTTCAGCGCCACGGGCCAACTGTGGGGCAACCCGCTGTATCGGTGGGATCGCATGAAGGCCGATGACTTTTCGTGGTGGATTGGTCGCATGCGCATGACGCTCGCGCTCGTCGACCAGATCCGCCTCGATCATTTCCGCGGTTTCGTTGCCTACTGGGAAGTGCCTGGCGATGCGACCACTGCCGCGTCCGGTGTCTGGCAACGTGGGCCTGGCGGCGACCTCCTCGCCGCCGTGTCGGCAGCGCTCGGGCCGCTGCCGATCGTCGCGGAGAACCTCGGCTTCATCACTCCCGACGTCGAGGATCTGCGGACACGTCACGGGCTGCCCGGCATGGCGATCCTGCAGTTTGCATTCGGGACCGACCCGCAGGCGCCCGACTTCCTGCCGCACAACTTCACGCGCGATCGGGTGGCCTACACGGGCACGCACGACAACGACACGATGATCGGCTGGGCGCGCGGTGGCGCCGGCGAGAGCGCGCGATCCCCGGACGACGTCGCGCGCGAGCGGCGGTACGCCGAAGCCTACCTCGATGCGTCGGGCGACGACCTGGCGTGGGCGGCCATTCGCGGCGTGCTTGCCTCGGTGGCCGATACGGCGATCATCCCCGTCCAGGACGTGCTCGGACTCGGCAGCGACGCGCGCATGAACGTGCCGGGACGCGCCTCGGGCAACTGGCGCTGGCGCCTGCAGCCAGGCGCGCTGAAGGGGCCGCACGCATCCGGGTTGCGCCGGCTCGCGGATCTGTACGGCCGCCTCCCACCATCGCGCCAGACCTTCGCGGTTGCCTCACGGACGGAGGCGGCGCCCGCGTCGACCTGA
- a CDS encoding SdpI family protein, producing the protein MVIGPIVLILAAAPMLCGQLSPKGPLGPGKHGKEMSDEEWYRTNRVAGGAFLVGGLIWLAAAILLPGRFDTMRQEQETIAFIGATAVAVAMVVSVMYVEGESEEW; encoded by the coding sequence ATGGTCATCGGTCCCATCGTGCTGATCCTGGCGGCGGCCCCCATGCTGTGCGGGCAACTCTCACCGAAGGGCCCGCTGGGCCCCGGCAAGCACGGCAAGGAGATGTCCGACGAGGAGTGGTACCGGACCAATCGCGTCGCTGGCGGCGCCTTCCTCGTGGGTGGCCTGATCTGGCTGGCCGCAGCGATCCTCCTGCCCGGCCGGTTCGACACCATGCGACAGGAACAGGAGACCATCGCCTTCATCGGCGCGACGGCCGTGGCGGTGGCGATGGTCGTGTCGGTGATGTACGTCGAGGGAGAGTCCGAGGAATGGTGA
- a CDS encoding RraA family protein, giving the protein MFRSVVLAGGTALAVVTLSSLTQAQLFTLTREQLVAYTAQNPFERLPDGRPKVPDALIARARALSSEDILTVLPGKGFRNQYEDGFQILRPGTKLVGRAFTVQFMPVRPDVEEVLNANAKAANIPRLGNQFAIDQLQPGDVLVVDLFGKKEGGTIVGDNLFYYVDKATRGGGLVVDGAVRDLEGLSQIAMPAYFRHAHPTAISNVMISGVNIPVRIGGVTVMPGDLVVGDREGVYFIPPALVTEVLDKADETRIHDEWTKRKFDEGKYKSSEIYGSPRDPELKKEYEAYLKQRLAEIRKGQP; this is encoded by the coding sequence ATGTTCCGTTCCGTCGTGCTTGCCGGCGGTACCGCGCTCGCGGTCGTCACGCTCTCATCGCTCACCCAGGCGCAACTGTTCACCCTGACGCGTGAGCAGCTGGTCGCCTACACGGCGCAGAACCCGTTCGAGCGACTGCCGGACGGGCGGCCGAAGGTGCCCGACGCGCTGATCGCGCGGGCGCGGGCCCTCTCGTCCGAGGACATCCTCACCGTGCTGCCGGGGAAGGGCTTCCGCAACCAGTACGAGGATGGCTTCCAGATCCTGCGCCCTGGTACCAAGCTCGTCGGGCGCGCGTTCACGGTGCAGTTCATGCCGGTGCGACCCGACGTCGAAGAGGTGCTCAACGCGAACGCGAAGGCTGCCAACATCCCGCGCCTCGGCAACCAGTTCGCGATCGATCAACTGCAACCCGGCGACGTGCTCGTCGTCGACCTCTTCGGCAAGAAGGAGGGCGGCACGATCGTCGGTGACAACCTGTTCTACTACGTCGACAAGGCCACCAGGGGCGGCGGCCTCGTCGTCGACGGGGCGGTGCGTGACCTCGAGGGGCTGTCGCAGATCGCAATGCCGGCGTACTTCCGCCATGCGCATCCGACGGCGATTTCCAACGTGATGATTTCGGGCGTGAACATCCCGGTGCGGATTGGCGGCGTCACCGTGATGCCTGGTGACCTGGTGGTCGGCGATCGCGAAGGCGTCTACTTCATTCCGCCTGCGCTCGTGACCGAGGTCCTCGACAAGGCCGACGAGACCCGCATCCACGACGAATGGACGAAGCGGAAATTCGACGAGGGCAAGTACAAATCCAGCGAGATCTACGGTTCGCCACGCGATCCCGAACTGAAGAAGGAATACGAGGCGTATCTCAAACAGCGGCTGGCCGAGATCCGCAAGGGGCAGCCATAG
- a CDS encoding OmpH family outer membrane protein has translation MNGRSYAWALAILVGLVPAARAQVRPDPGAPAAAVARLFPADARIGLVDFTRVAAVSTSGKAMSARIEALRSRKEAEVNARSKDVAALESKLQSAAVLNAAAREQLRRQFERAQVDFQRFTQDAQSEVQQVQREVEQAFLEKARPAVAEVAKERSLWAVLSMGDSGLVWWEPALDLSDEIAKRIDASPAP, from the coding sequence GTGAACGGTCGTTCGTACGCATGGGCGCTGGCGATCCTGGTGGGACTGGTTCCTGCGGCAAGGGCGCAGGTGAGGCCGGACCCCGGCGCGCCAGCCGCCGCCGTGGCGCGACTGTTCCCGGCCGACGCCCGCATCGGCCTGGTGGACTTCACCCGCGTGGCCGCGGTGTCCACGTCAGGGAAGGCGATGTCGGCGCGCATCGAGGCACTGCGGTCCAGGAAGGAAGCCGAGGTCAACGCGCGCAGCAAGGACGTCGCGGCCCTCGAGAGCAAGCTGCAGAGCGCTGCCGTCCTGAACGCGGCTGCGCGCGAACAGTTGCGGCGCCAGTTCGAGCGTGCGCAGGTGGATTTCCAGCGATTCACGCAGGACGCCCAATCCGAAGTGCAGCAGGTACAGCGCGAAGTCGAGCAGGCGTTCCTCGAGAAGGCACGACCGGCCGTGGCGGAGGTGGCCAAGGAACGGTCGCTGTGGGCCGTCCTGAGCATGGGCGACAGCGGACTGGTCTGGTGGGAGCCGGCGCTGGACCTGTCTGACGAGATCGCGAAGCGCATCGACGCCAGTCCGGCCCCTTGA
- a CDS encoding class I SAM-dependent methyltransferase: MFEVQPARIRWEPNAFLMQVANELKPGDALDIGMGSGRNALYLARAGWNVTGFDTSTVGVVKARAAATEAKLALNAIEADMFAFDYGTARYDLIVVMYMGRIEPLGARIVTALRPGGHLVIEHYGGGYEPDSLPRVFPGLEILRYSEDEGFPDYNQRTKGPVLRFHARKALN; the protein is encoded by the coding sequence ATGTTCGAGGTCCAACCGGCTCGTATCCGCTGGGAGCCGAACGCCTTCCTGATGCAGGTGGCCAACGAGCTGAAGCCTGGAGACGCTCTGGACATTGGCATGGGGTCTGGGCGGAACGCGCTTTACCTGGCACGGGCGGGGTGGAACGTGACTGGGTTCGATACGTCCACGGTCGGCGTGGTGAAGGCGCGGGCGGCCGCAACCGAAGCGAAGCTGGCGCTGAATGCCATCGAAGCGGATATGTTCGCGTTCGACTATGGGACAGCTCGATACGATCTCATCGTCGTGATGTACATGGGCCGTATTGAGCCGCTCGGGGCCCGGATCGTGACCGCCCTTCGCCCAGGCGGCCATCTTGTCATCGAGCATTACGGAGGGGGATACGAACCAGATTCACTGCCCCGGGTGTTTCCAGGGTTGGAGATTTTACGGTATTCAGAGGATGAAGGGTTTCCTGACTACAACCAGCGGACGAAGGGTCCCGTACTGCGCTTCCACGCCCGTAAGGCGCTAAATTGA
- a CDS encoding copper homeostasis protein CutC: MTISTSPSDALEVITLSVEDGLAAEAGGATRLEVVRDIRADGLTPDVRVVEALLERVGIPLRVMIRPRNTFLVGDDTHRDEIADDAALFADLPVDVVTGYVRAAADGSAEIDEAALALVAERVPRARITVHRAIERISGDPTAALRRCPAVDRVLSGGGAGAWASRAGALVRLQAAIVPVRVIVGGGVSMEGIDVLAPCSSLRELHVGRLARTGESYGAPVDARIVATLRDRWLSRGR; the protein is encoded by the coding sequence GTGACGATCTCGACATCGCCCTCCGATGCCCTCGAAGTCATCACCCTGTCGGTCGAGGACGGCCTGGCCGCCGAGGCAGGCGGCGCGACGCGCCTGGAGGTCGTCCGCGACATCCGCGCCGACGGCCTCACACCCGACGTGCGCGTGGTCGAGGCGCTGCTGGAACGCGTCGGCATTCCATTACGCGTGATGATTCGGCCGCGCAACACGTTCCTCGTCGGCGACGACACGCACCGGGACGAGATCGCTGACGACGCTGCGCTGTTTGCCGATCTGCCGGTCGACGTCGTCACCGGTTACGTGCGCGCCGCAGCGGACGGATCTGCCGAGATCGACGAGGCCGCGCTCGCGCTGGTGGCCGAACGAGTACCGCGGGCCCGCATCACCGTACACAGGGCCATCGAGCGGATCAGCGGCGACCCCACCGCGGCGCTGCGACGTTGCCCGGCTGTCGATCGCGTGCTCTCTGGCGGTGGCGCCGGCGCATGGGCGTCACGCGCGGGGGCGCTCGTGCGACTGCAGGCCGCGATCGTGCCGGTTCGCGTGATCGTCGGCGGTGGCGTGTCGATGGAGGGCATCGACGTGCTCGCGCCGTGCTCGTCACTGCGCGAACTGCACGTCGGGCGACTCGCGCGAACTGGAGAGTCCTATGGCGCGCCGGTCGACGCCCGCATTGTCGCGACGCTGCGCGATCGCTGGCTGTCGCGGGGACGATAG
- a CDS encoding thioredoxin domain-containing protein: MANRLASESSPYLRQHAGNPVDWHPWSAEALARARTEQKPIFLSVGYSTCHWCHVMEHESFEHAEIAALLNAHFISIKVDREERPDIDRVYMLFVQATTGQGGWPMSVFLTPDLQPFYGGTYFPPTARFGRPGFLEMLQEISRTWREERSRVTASAATLTERLRDATRPEPQADDGVHVAPPAALDTALAVYVKAYDPRFGGFGAAPKFPRPSELLFLLRQHALSGNPEGLDMSLETLRAMATGGLRDHVGGGFHRYSVDAFWRVPHFEKMLYDQAQLVLALLEASQASGDPFYASVAEDTLAYVARELTGPEGGFLSAEDADSVPADEADAPHPRRLEGAFYLWSLEDVTDAVGAALAPLVIERFGLLPGGNAQDPQGEFRGRNVLYVARDLEDLATSLGRPVDEIIRDLRTARQRLYVHRGERPRPRLDDKVLTAWNGLMIAAFARAARQLRSQSPQAATWLRAAERAAQFLRDSLWDANRGALLRRWRAGHAAIDAYAEDYAYLAWGLLELFEATGEASWLEWARDLQAQLDDRFWDDVAGGWFSTTGDDPSVLLRMKEDYDGAEPAASSVAVGNLLRLMHLTPDATAAARIERTLARGGLAIGQAARAVPHMLANLAMYHAGLRQVVIVGPPDAQDTQALHDVVARHYLPFAICVPVTPGHAQARLTHLLPFLATLQLRDQRATAYVCEGFACQAPTTDPETLARQLGGLP; this comes from the coding sequence ATGGCCAACCGCTTGGCGAGCGAGAGCAGCCCCTACCTCCGCCAACACGCCGGCAACCCGGTCGACTGGCACCCGTGGAGCGCCGAGGCGCTGGCCCGCGCACGCACCGAGCAGAAGCCGATTTTTCTTTCGGTGGGCTACAGCACGTGCCACTGGTGCCACGTGATGGAGCACGAGTCGTTCGAGCATGCCGAGATCGCGGCGCTGCTCAACGCTCATTTCATCAGCATCAAGGTGGACCGCGAGGAACGGCCCGACATCGACCGTGTCTACATGCTGTTCGTCCAGGCCACGACCGGGCAGGGCGGCTGGCCGATGAGCGTCTTCCTGACACCCGACCTGCAGCCGTTCTATGGCGGCACGTACTTTCCTCCGACGGCGCGGTTCGGCCGCCCCGGTTTCCTCGAAATGCTCCAGGAGATCAGCCGCACGTGGCGTGAGGAGCGCAGCCGTGTGACCGCCTCCGCGGCCACGCTGACCGAGCGGCTCCGCGATGCGACACGCCCTGAGCCGCAGGCCGACGACGGCGTGCACGTCGCACCGCCGGCGGCCCTCGACACGGCGCTCGCCGTCTACGTGAAGGCCTACGACCCGCGGTTCGGCGGCTTCGGCGCGGCGCCGAAGTTCCCGCGTCCGTCCGAACTCCTGTTCCTGCTCCGGCAGCACGCGCTCTCGGGCAACCCCGAGGGTCTCGACATGTCGCTCGAGACGCTGCGCGCGATGGCGACGGGCGGATTGCGCGACCACGTGGGCGGCGGCTTCCACCGCTACTCGGTCGACGCGTTCTGGCGCGTCCCGCATTTCGAGAAGATGCTCTACGACCAGGCGCAACTCGTGCTCGCGCTGCTCGAGGCCTCGCAGGCATCCGGCGATCCGTTCTACGCGTCGGTCGCCGAAGACACGCTCGCCTACGTGGCGCGCGAACTGACCGGCCCCGAGGGCGGCTTTCTTTCCGCCGAGGATGCCGACAGCGTGCCGGCCGACGAAGCCGATGCGCCCCACCCGCGGCGCCTCGAGGGCGCCTTCTACCTCTGGAGCCTGGAGGACGTGACCGATGCCGTCGGGGCGGCGCTGGCGCCCCTCGTCATCGAGCGGTTCGGTCTGTTGCCCGGAGGCAACGCCCAGGATCCGCAGGGAGAGTTCCGCGGCCGCAACGTGCTGTACGTCGCCCGCGACCTCGAGGACCTGGCCACAAGTCTCGGACGGCCCGTCGACGAGATCATCCGCGACCTTCGGACCGCGCGGCAGCGGCTGTATGTCCATCGCGGCGAGCGGCCACGCCCGAGGCTCGACGACAAGGTGCTCACTGCGTGGAACGGGCTGATGATCGCCGCGTTCGCCCGAGCGGCGCGGCAACTCCGCAGCCAGAGTCCGCAGGCCGCGACGTGGCTGCGGGCGGCCGAGCGGGCCGCGCAATTCCTCCGCGACAGCCTGTGGGATGCCAATCGGGGTGCCCTGTTGCGACGCTGGCGCGCCGGCCATGCGGCCATCGACGCATATGCCGAGGATTACGCGTATCTGGCCTGGGGGTTGCTCGAGCTGTTCGAGGCCACGGGCGAGGCGTCGTGGCTGGAATGGGCACGCGATCTTCAGGCGCAACTCGACGACCGGTTCTGGGACGACGTCGCGGGCGGATGGTTCTCGACGACCGGTGACGATCCCAGCGTGCTGCTGCGGATGAAGGAGGACTACGACGGCGCCGAGCCTGCTGCCAGTTCGGTGGCCGTCGGCAACCTGCTGCGCCTCATGCACCTGACGCCTGACGCGACAGCAGCGGCGCGCATCGAGCGGACGCTGGCCCGCGGCGGTCTCGCCATCGGCCAGGCGGCGCGTGCCGTGCCGCACATGCTGGCCAACCTCGCCATGTACCATGCCGGCCTGCGGCAGGTCGTGATCGTCGGGCCGCCGGACGCCCAGGATACTCAGGCGCTGCACGACGTGGTCGCGCGCCACTACCTGCCGTTCGCCATCTGCGTGCCGGTCACGCCGGGGCACGCACAGGCGCGCCTGACGCACCTGCTCCCGTTTCTCGCGACGCTGCAACTGCGGGATCAGCGGGCGACGGCGTACGTGTGCGAAGGCTTTGCCTGCCAGGCGCCCACCACGGATCCGGAGACACTCGCACGCCAGTTGGGAGGCCTGCCGTGA